A DNA window from Anas acuta chromosome 4, bAnaAcu1.1, whole genome shotgun sequence contains the following coding sequences:
- the FGL1 gene encoding fibrinogen-like protein 1 yields the protein MKILIVIDFVLAASLTDTIASSDLQNCFREQIRLQAQVRLLEHRVKQQQLKIIQLLEKKEIQYSDRGDENSAIDLGGKRQYSDCAEIYNDGHKQSGFYKMKPIQSPNEFLAFCDMSEGGGWTVFQRRSDGSQNFDRGWTDYEEGFGNFVLTNGEYWLGNKNLHYLTSQGNYTLRIDLTDFEGERRFAQYTRFGVASEEHSYEMNCGEYSGTAGDSLTGGFHPEVKWWADHRGMKFSTRDRDNDNYEGNCAEEEKAGWWFNRCHSANLNGLYYKGPYTAKTDNGIVWYTWHGWWYSLKSVVMKVRPADFEPNIV from the exons ATGAAGATTTTGATAGTGATTGATTTTGTCCTTGCAGCTAGCCTGACGGATACTATTGCGAGCTCT gaTCTACAGAACTGTTTTCGAGAGCAGATACGACTTCAGGCCCAGGTGAGACTTCTGGAACATCGtgtgaaacagcagcagttaAAAATTATACAGCttttagagaagaaagagaTACAGTACAGTGACAGAGGAGATGAAAACAGTGCCATTGACTTGGGAGGAAAAAGACAGTATTCAG ATTGTGCTGAAATCTACAACGATGGCCACAAGCAAAGTGGATTTTATAAGATGAAACCTATCCAGAGTCCTAATGAATTCCTGGCCTTCTGTGACATGTCTGAAGGGGGTGGTTGGACTGTTTTTCAGAGGCGTTCTGATGGCAGCCAGAATTTTGATAG AGGCTGGACTGACTATGAAGAAGGCTttggaaattttgttttgacaaatgGTGAATATTggcttggaaataaaaatcttcattacTTGACCAGTCAAG GGAACTATACTTTAAGAATTGATCTAACTGATTTTGAAGGAGAACGGCGTTTTGCACAATATACAAGATTTGGAGTTGCCAGTGAAGAg CATTCTTATGAGATGAACTGTGGTGAATATTCTGGCACAGCTGGTGATTCCCTGACAGGGGGGTTTCATCCTGAAGTAAAATGGTGGGCTGATCATCGAGGAATGAAATTCAGTACTCGAGACAGGGACAATGACAACTATGAAGGCAACTGtgctgaagaggaaaaggctgGTTGGTGGTTTAACag GTGTCACTCAGCCAACCTGAATGGTTTGTACTACAAAGGCCCCTATACTGCGAAGACGGACAATGGAATTGTTTGGTACACTTGGCATGGGTGGTGGTATTCTCTGAAATCTGTTGTAATGAAGGTCAGACCAGCAGACTTTGAACCTAATAttgtttaa